A single genomic interval of Zingiber officinale cultivar Zhangliang chromosome 4A, Zo_v1.1, whole genome shotgun sequence harbors:
- the LOC121969374 gene encoding premnaspirodiene oxygenase-like, with the protein MEMELQVLPPSLLLAFLFLLALKFLLKSRQSDSKPRQVLSPEPPLPPGPWRLPLVGHLHHLVGKPTHRLLRDLAAVHGPVMLLKVGQVDVVVVSSTAAAEAVVKTHDVNCANRPEVAAVRIVAYGCTDIAFSSYGPYWRQMKKVCIVEMLSARRVKSFAAVRERNILDLTRNMSTGSPVNVSEKFMALSSNIITESSVGKIYDGFLPVVRELMETITGFSIVDSFPSWKFLDVLTGTTSRFWQIRRRLDKIMDEIIQQHQTEKKSNQSEEDLIDVLLRIKEQDDLEIPITLDNVKACIVDMFVGGTDTTATTLEWAMSELMRNPEVMNKAQIEVREALKGKAGVEDGDVEKLSYLKMVIKETLRLHVPIPLLLPRMAKQSCKVMGFKIPEESRVLINAWAMGRDPEYWENAESFRPERFAGSGTDYKGTYLEYVPFGSGRRLCPGYQFAMATMELALAQMLLCFDWELPGGMRPEELNMEEMSGATASRKSALWLIATPRFPPPA; encoded by the exons ATGGAGATGGAGCTCCAAGTTCTTCCCCCATCACTGTTATTAGCCTTCTTGTTCCTTCTTGCACTCAAATTCCTGCTCAAGAGTCGGCAGTCGGACTCCAAACCCAGACAAGTACTCTCACCGGAGCCGCCTCTGCCTCCCGGCCCCTGGCGGCTGCCCCTCGTCGGCCACCTCCACCACCTGGTCGGCAAGCCCACCCACCGCTTGCTGCGCGACCTCGCCGCCGTCCACGGCCCCGTCATGCTCCTCAAGGTCGGCCAGGTCGACGTCGTCGTCGTCTCCTCCACCGCAGCAGCAGAGGCCGTCGTAAAAACCCACGACGTGAACTGCGCCAACCGCCCGGAGGTCGCCGCCGTCCGCATCGTCGCCTACGGCTGCACCGACATCGCTTTCTCCTCCTACGGCCCCTACTGGCGCCAGATGAAGAAGGTTTGCATCGTCGAGATGCTCAGCGCGCGCCGTGTCAAGTCCTTCGCCGCCGTAAGGGAGCGCAACATACTCGACTTGACGAGGAACATGTCCACCGGATCTCCAGTCAACGTCAGCGAAAAATTCATGGCCTTGAGCAGCAACATCATCACCGAATCCTCCGTCGGCAAGATATACGACGGCTTTCTCCCGGTGGTGAGGGAGTTGATGGAAACGATCACCGGATTCAGCATCGTCGACTCCTTCCCGTCCTGGAAATTCCTAGACGTCCTCACCGGAACAACCTCGCGGTTCTGGCAAATCCGACGACGGCTCGACAAAATCATGGATGAGATCATCCAGCAGCACCAGACGGAGAAGAAGAGCAATCAATCAGAGGAGGACTTGATCGACGTGCTTCTGAGGATTAAAGAACAGGACGATCTGGAAATCCCCATCACACTCGACAACGTCAAAGCCTGTATAGTG GATATGTTCGTGGGAGGCACGGACACCACAGCGACGACTCTGGAATGGGCGATGTCGGAGTTGATGAGGAATCCCGAGGTGATGAACAAAGCACAGATCGAGGTGAGGGAGGCACTGAAAGGCAAGGCAGGAGTCGAAGACGGCGACGTGGAGAAGCTGAGCTACTTGAAGATGGTAATCAAGGAGACGCTGAGGCTGCACGTGCCGATCCCGCTGCTGCTGCCGAGGATGGCAAAGCAGAGCTGCAAGGTGATGGGATTCAAGATTCCGGAAGAAAGCAGAGTGCTGATCAACGCGTGGGCCATGGGGAGGGACCCTGAGTACTGGGAGAACGCGGAGAGCTTCCGGCCGGAGAGGTTCGCCGGAAGTGGGACGGACTACAAGGGGACGTACCTTgagtacgtgccgttcggcagcGGGAGGAGGTTATGCCCGGGGTACCAGTTCGCCATGGCCACCATGGAACTGGCGTTGGCGCAGATGCTCCTCTGCTTCGACTGGGAGCTGCCTGGCGGGATGAGGCCAGAGGAGCTGAACATGGAGGAGATGTCTGGGGCGACGGCGTCCAGGAAGTCGGCCTTGTGGCTGATTGCTACCCCTCGATTTCCTCCGCCCGCTTGA